The following proteins are co-located in the Corynebacterium aquilae DSM 44791 genome:
- a CDS encoding GtrA family protein, whose amino-acid sequence MKKILSARKARFTRNPLKGLTKQLVRFVLVGIVSACVDYGSRTLLLHVVSPMLARGGSYILGSTCAYFLNSFFTFSGERTRAEMTRAALSYVFCFIAAVGVDAIVRNIYHGPMYMFLAWFFSQAVATVLNFLLQRNWVFQSRS is encoded by the coding sequence GTGAAAAAGATTCTGTCCGCGCGCAAGGCACGGTTTACCCGCAACCCGCTCAAAGGCCTGACCAAGCAGCTTGTCCGCTTCGTGCTCGTCGGCATTGTCAGCGCCTGCGTCGACTACGGATCCCGCACCCTGCTGCTGCACGTGGTCAGCCCCATGCTGGCCCGCGGCGGCTCCTACATCCTGGGCTCCACCTGCGCGTACTTCCTCAACTCCTTTTTCACCTTCTCCGGGGAGCGCACCCGCGCAGAAATGACCCGCGCGGCCCTAAGCTACGTGTTCTGCTTCATCGCCGCCGTCGGCGTGGACGCCATCGTCCGCAACATCTACCACGGGCCGATGTACATGTTCCTCGCCTGGTTCTTCTCCCAAGCAGTCGCCACCGTGCTGAACTTCCTCCTCCAGCGCAACTGGGTCTTCCAATCCCGCAGCTAA
- a CDS encoding HAD-IIB family hydrolase: MRSDRFYHTVIRFVRGVFKAQGLRFNITGTENLPTGGAVVVANHTGYLDFTYVGIPFWEQQRRVVRFMAKAEVWKNPIGGPVMRGMGHIPVDRIDTEQSYREAVRNLKDGELVGIFPEGTVSRSLEIKKLRTGAVRMALEAGVPIVPVILIGSQRVWPKWGTKHLGRSNTPIEIDVLPQWMPPKDIDINDATMQLRHIMAEGLTNLWDRYAKRHGPLPEGAEWIPARFGGSALTLEEAQKLDDEIVAERRRVRQLRDDLEALADKVAATVASISTTSKELVVQSAETTANQAAATAATTRSMLEQLADDAASGAKEGAAKLSAAGERLKELAAQIPATVPQASTDALNQLIAEAKQIRDRLPHRVSSRVHKLPEAVVTDIDGTIAENGVVREQAIATFKQLRSLDVDVFLATGRAPEELDTILSQIPFRPTVIAANGALVVDTSLLDEGEALSADNASTAIVYDRSFDEGTAHAVVEAFNAARVAAHGTALGEMSIHAHRVAGQAVKFTVSAEAPAPAIAAALAEELASADVAATASFSASYGYAEIMPAGVNKGSSLKWLLEEHNIKPGRVIAFGDMRNDVEMLDLVGTGVAMGRGDAELINNAKWVTSPVDCDGVSMFLADIIEREQLRRAESDATPEEHPGDGNDTK, translated from the coding sequence ATGCGCAGCGACCGTTTTTACCACACCGTCATCCGCTTCGTCCGCGGCGTTTTCAAGGCCCAAGGCCTGCGGTTTAACATCACCGGCACCGAGAACCTCCCCACGGGTGGCGCGGTCGTCGTTGCCAACCACACCGGCTATCTCGACTTCACCTACGTGGGCATCCCCTTCTGGGAGCAGCAGCGCCGCGTGGTGCGCTTTATGGCGAAAGCGGAAGTGTGGAAAAACCCCATCGGTGGTCCCGTCATGCGGGGCATGGGCCACATCCCCGTCGATCGCATCGATACTGAGCAGTCCTACCGGGAAGCGGTCCGCAATCTCAAAGACGGCGAGCTGGTTGGCATTTTCCCCGAAGGCACCGTCTCGCGCAGCTTGGAGATCAAGAAGCTGCGCACCGGCGCGGTGCGCATGGCCTTGGAGGCCGGCGTGCCCATCGTGCCCGTGATCCTCATCGGCTCCCAGCGGGTGTGGCCCAAGTGGGGCACTAAGCACCTGGGGCGCTCCAACACCCCGATCGAAATCGATGTGCTGCCCCAGTGGATGCCGCCGAAAGACATCGACATCAACGATGCCACCATGCAGCTGCGGCACATCATGGCAGAGGGCCTGACCAACCTGTGGGATCGCTACGCCAAGCGCCACGGGCCCTTGCCCGAAGGGGCGGAATGGATTCCCGCCCGCTTCGGCGGTAGCGCCCTGACCCTGGAGGAAGCCCAAAAGCTCGACGACGAAATCGTCGCCGAGCGCCGGCGCGTGCGCCAGCTGCGCGACGACCTAGAAGCTTTGGCCGACAAGGTCGCCGCCACCGTTGCCAGCATCTCGACCACTTCCAAGGAACTGGTCGTGCAATCCGCCGAGACCACCGCCAACCAGGCGGCCGCCACGGCGGCCACCACCCGCAGCATGCTGGAGCAGCTCGCCGACGATGCGGCCAGCGGCGCGAAGGAAGGCGCGGCCAAGCTGTCCGCCGCCGGCGAGCGGCTCAAGGAGCTCGCCGCCCAAATCCCCGCGACCGTCCCGCAGGCTAGCACCGATGCCCTCAACCAGCTGATCGCAGAAGCCAAGCAGATCCGCGATCGCCTGCCCCACCGCGTCAGCAGCCGAGTACACAAGCTGCCCGAGGCGGTAGTCACCGATATTGACGGCACCATCGCCGAAAACGGCGTGGTGCGGGAGCAAGCCATTGCCACCTTCAAGCAGCTGCGCAGCCTCGACGTCGACGTGTTCCTGGCCACCGGGCGTGCCCCGGAAGAACTCGACACGATCTTGAGCCAGATCCCCTTCCGGCCCACCGTCATCGCCGCCAACGGTGCCCTGGTTGTTGACACCAGCCTGCTGGACGAGGGGGAGGCGCTCAGCGCCGACAACGCCTCCACCGCCATCGTCTACGACCGCAGTTTCGATGAGGGCACCGCCCATGCGGTGGTGGAGGCCTTCAACGCAGCCCGCGTGGCGGCCCATGGCACCGCCCTGGGCGAGATGAGCATCCACGCCCACCGGGTTGCCGGCCAGGCCGTCAAATTCACCGTCAGTGCCGAAGCTCCGGCCCCCGCAATTGCCGCCGCCCTGGCCGAAGAACTCGCCAGCGCCGACGTGGCTGCCACCGCGAGCTTTTCCGCCTCCTACGGCTACGCCGAAATCATGCCGGCCGGCGTGAACAAGGGCAGCAGCCTGAAGTGGCTGCTGGAGGAACACAACATCAAGCCCGGCCGGGTCATCGCCTTCGGTGACATGCGCAACGATGTGGAGATGCTCGACCTGGTTGGTACCGGTGTTGCCATGGGGCGCGGTGACGCGGAGTTGATCAACAACGCCAAATGGGTCACCAGCCCGGTCGACTGCGACGGGGTATCGATGTTCCTCGCCGACATTATCGAGCGCGAACAACTTCGCCGCGCCGAAAGCGATGCCACCCCAGAGGAGCACCCCGGCGACGGGAACGACACCAAGTGA
- a CDS encoding MIP/aquaporin family protein encodes MDQLTGMSVFGWEFLGTALLLLFGNGVCAANGLRTSGARNTGWLIIAFGWGFAVFIGASVADVSGGHLNPAVTLGLAINGSTSWNLVPYYIAGQLLGAFTGAVLAWAAFKQLFDANNVDEAGNVTGDNAGTGGMFFTGPAHGNNFWNAVTEFIATYALLAFILFGPGGGELGPMKYLAVSFIVVGIGMSLGSPTGYAINPARDLGPRLAYAFALPIPGKGDANWGYAWVPIVAPLLGAAAAGLTAVVLL; translated from the coding sequence ATGGATCAACTCACTGGAATGTCTGTCTTCGGCTGGGAGTTTCTAGGAACTGCCCTACTCCTGCTATTCGGCAACGGCGTGTGCGCAGCCAACGGCCTGCGCACCTCCGGGGCCCGCAACACCGGCTGGCTGATCATCGCCTTCGGCTGGGGATTCGCCGTGTTCATCGGCGCCTCCGTCGCCGACGTGTCCGGCGGCCACCTCAACCCGGCCGTCACCCTGGGCCTAGCCATCAACGGCTCCACCTCCTGGAACCTGGTGCCCTACTACATCGCCGGCCAACTCCTCGGAGCCTTCACCGGCGCTGTGCTGGCATGGGCCGCCTTCAAGCAACTCTTTGACGCCAACAACGTCGACGAGGCCGGCAACGTCACCGGCGACAACGCCGGCACCGGCGGCATGTTCTTCACCGGCCCCGCCCACGGAAACAACTTCTGGAACGCCGTCACCGAGTTCATCGCCACCTACGCCCTGCTGGCCTTCATCCTCTTCGGCCCCGGCGGCGGCGAACTCGGCCCCATGAAGTACCTGGCGGTGTCCTTCATCGTCGTCGGTATCGGCATGTCCCTCGGCTCGCCCACCGGCTACGCCATCAACCCCGCCCGCGACCTCGGCCCCCGCCTCGCCTACGCCTTCGCACTGCCGATCCCCGGCAAGGGAGACGCCAACTGGGGCTACGCCTGGGTTCCGATCGTCGCTCCCCTGCTGGGTGCCGCAGCCGCCGGCCTGACCGCCGTGGTCCTGCTCTAA
- a CDS encoding GntR family transcriptional regulator: MHDDGTLFVGYAHRICEDGPPKHAQLREILEEICRTKLKPGDMLPGERTIEKAFNVSRITVRRAIGDLVTQGVVKRARGKGTFVAPSALVTRLHLASFSSEMNAQSLTPSSKILTAGRFEAPDQVEEFFGSTSPTHTRLKRLRLGNGLPYAIDDGWYNADLVPDLLENNVYLSVYSILEDHYHLPVTDAEQTATAVAADVEQARLLDVPLGAPLLKIVRLSQSDGKPLEHCSSYYRTDRYTLKTHISRS; encoded by the coding sequence ATGCACGACGATGGCACGCTTTTTGTAGGCTACGCCCACCGCATCTGCGAGGATGGGCCGCCCAAGCATGCTCAACTGCGCGAAATCCTGGAAGAGATCTGTCGCACCAAGCTCAAGCCTGGCGACATGCTCCCCGGTGAACGCACCATCGAAAAAGCCTTCAATGTTTCGCGCATTACCGTGCGGCGCGCGATTGGCGACTTGGTCACCCAAGGTGTGGTTAAACGCGCCCGGGGCAAAGGAACCTTCGTTGCACCTTCGGCATTGGTCACTCGACTGCACCTTGCGAGCTTTTCCAGTGAGATGAATGCGCAAAGCTTGACCCCGTCGTCAAAAATCTTGACCGCCGGACGCTTTGAAGCCCCCGACCAGGTTGAAGAATTCTTCGGCTCTACAAGCCCCACCCACACGCGCCTGAAAAGATTGCGACTCGGCAACGGTTTGCCCTATGCCATCGATGACGGATGGTACAACGCCGATCTGGTTCCAGACCTGTTGGAAAACAATGTGTATCTGTCGGTCTATTCCATCCTGGAAGACCACTATCACCTTCCGGTGACTGATGCTGAGCAAACAGCCACGGCTGTAGCAGCCGATGTGGAACAGGCACGTCTCTTAGATGTTCCTTTGGGCGCTCCCCTACTCAAGATTGTTCGCCTGTCCCAATCGGATGGCAAACCGTTGGAGCATTGTTCCAGCTACTACCGCACCGATCGGTACACGCTAAAAACCCACATCTCACGCTCCTAG
- a CDS encoding glycerol-3-phosphate dehydrogenase/oxidase has protein sequence MTHAHHQGYLAPSAALNKEQQEKAWEDFGTEHYDVVIIGGGSVGAGAALDAATRGLKVAVVETRDFAGGTSSRSSKMFHGGLRYLAMLDFKLVAESLRERELSMSTLAPHLVKPLKFVFPLTHRVWERPYMASGFMLYDLMGGAKTVPMQKHLTRKGTLKLAGGLKEDALVGGVRYFDTLVDDARHTMMVLRTAAHFGATIRPSTQVTGFEKDGSRVTGAHLVDTDTGRTTTIHGHVFVNATGIWNDELQNLAGVTGKFKVHTSKGVHIVVPKDVLEGEVAMTFVTEKSVLFVIPWGEYWIIGTTDTDWKLNLANPAATKEDIEYILDHVNAKVKRQIRPEDIVGVYSGLRPLLEGSSDSTTNLSRNHAVARVAPGMVSVAGGKYTTYRVIGKDAIDAAVQDVPKKVPESVTTQVPLLGADGYHALANKVPALAEELGLSRVQVEHLLGRYGSLMFEVLAEAKDKPELLKPVPGAEAYLLAEVAYAVTHEGAIHLDDVLSRRLRITMEYGHRGIECAQPVAELMAQYLDWDQARIDEEVRIFTEFTEAALAAEKELTDQAANSIAAKAPYARKNIDLTQDR, from the coding sequence ATGACTCACGCACACCACCAGGGATACCTCGCCCCCAGCGCAGCCTTGAACAAGGAACAACAGGAAAAGGCCTGGGAGGACTTCGGCACCGAGCACTACGACGTCGTCATCATCGGCGGCGGCTCCGTCGGCGCGGGCGCAGCCCTCGACGCCGCCACCCGTGGCCTGAAAGTCGCAGTCGTCGAAACCCGCGACTTCGCCGGCGGCACCTCCTCCCGCTCCTCCAAGATGTTCCACGGCGGCCTGCGCTACCTGGCCATGCTGGACTTCAAACTCGTCGCAGAATCCCTGCGTGAGCGCGAGCTGTCCATGTCCACCCTGGCACCCCACCTGGTCAAGCCACTGAAGTTCGTCTTCCCGCTGACCCACCGCGTCTGGGAGCGCCCCTACATGGCCTCCGGCTTCATGCTCTATGACCTCATGGGCGGCGCGAAGACCGTGCCGATGCAAAAGCACCTCACCCGCAAGGGCACCCTGAAGCTCGCTGGCGGCCTGAAAGAAGACGCCCTCGTCGGCGGCGTCCGCTACTTCGACACCCTCGTCGACGACGCCCGCCACACCATGATGGTGCTGCGCACCGCCGCCCACTTCGGCGCCACCATCCGCCCCTCCACCCAGGTCACCGGGTTCGAAAAAGACGGCAGCCGCGTCACCGGCGCCCACCTCGTCGACACCGACACCGGCCGCACCACCACCATCCACGGCCACGTCTTCGTCAACGCCACCGGCATCTGGAACGACGAGCTGCAAAACCTCGCCGGTGTTACCGGCAAGTTCAAGGTCCACACCTCCAAGGGCGTACACATCGTCGTGCCGAAGGACGTCCTCGAAGGCGAAGTCGCCATGACCTTCGTGACCGAAAAGTCCGTCCTGTTCGTCATCCCCTGGGGCGAATACTGGATCATCGGCACCACCGACACCGACTGGAAACTCAACCTGGCCAACCCGGCCGCCACCAAGGAAGACATCGAGTACATCCTCGACCACGTCAACGCCAAGGTGAAGCGCCAAATCCGTCCCGAAGACATCGTTGGTGTGTACTCCGGCCTGCGCCCCCTGCTCGAGGGCTCCTCCGACTCCACCACCAACCTGTCCCGCAACCACGCCGTCGCCCGCGTCGCCCCCGGCATGGTCTCCGTCGCCGGCGGCAAGTACACCACCTACCGCGTCATCGGTAAGGACGCCATCGACGCCGCCGTCCAGGACGTGCCGAAGAAGGTGCCCGAATCCGTCACCACCCAGGTGCCGCTGCTCGGCGCCGACGGCTACCACGCACTGGCCAACAAGGTTCCGGCCCTGGCCGAAGAACTCGGCCTCAGCCGCGTCCAGGTCGAACACCTCCTCGGCCGCTACGGCTCCCTGATGTTCGAGGTTCTCGCAGAAGCCAAGGACAAGCCCGAACTGCTCAAGCCGGTGCCCGGCGCCGAGGCCTACCTGCTGGCAGAAGTCGCCTACGCCGTCACCCACGAAGGTGCCATCCACCTCGACGACGTACTCAGCCGCCGCCTGCGCATCACCATGGAATACGGCCACCGCGGCATCGAATGCGCCCAGCCCGTCGCCGAGCTCATGGCCCAGTACCTCGACTGGGACCAGGCCCGCATCGACGAAGAAGTCCGCATCTTCACCGAGTTCACCGAAGCAGCCCTGGCCGCCGAAAAGGAACTCACCGACCAGGCCGCCAACAGCATCGCAGCTAAGGCACCCTATGCCCGCAAGAACATCGACCTGACGCAGGACCGCTAA
- the glpK gene encoding glycerol kinase GlpK, translating into MTQYIASIDQGTTSTRCILFTKEGDIHKVAQFEHEQIFPQKGWVEHDPMEIWENTRRAVGEVIAQADTTPSDILAVGITNQRETTVVWDKNTGEPVYNAIVWQDTRTMKICDEIAGEDGPEKYREKTGLFINSYPSAPKIKWILDNVDGARERAEAGDLLFGTIDTWLLWNLTGGAEGDNGEPALHCTDVTNASRTLLMDINTLQWDEQLCADMGIPMSMLPKICPSVGDFRTIRARGSLPGVPIRGILGDQQAAMFGQACFKNGDAKNTYGTGLFMLLNTGTKPKFSEHGMLTTVCYQIEGQKPVYALEGSVAVGGSLVQWLRDNLQLIPNAPSIENLAREVPDNGGVYIVPAFSGLFAPRWRPDARGAIVGLTRFANRKHLARAVLEATAYQTREVAEAMVGDSGVEINSLKVDGGMVYNELLMQFQADMLGTDVVRPRITETTALGAAYAAGLSIGFWDSLEVLQDQNSVDKVWHPTMPEEERAKLYHDWNRAVERTYAWEEGED; encoded by the coding sequence ATGACCCAGTACATTGCCTCCATCGACCAGGGCACCACCTCCACCCGCTGCATCCTGTTCACCAAGGAAGGCGACATCCACAAGGTCGCCCAGTTCGAGCACGAGCAGATCTTCCCCCAGAAGGGTTGGGTCGAGCACGACCCCATGGAAATCTGGGAGAACACCCGCCGCGCCGTCGGCGAGGTCATCGCCCAGGCCGACACCACCCCCTCCGACATCCTCGCCGTCGGCATCACCAACCAGCGTGAAACCACCGTGGTGTGGGACAAGAACACCGGCGAGCCGGTGTACAACGCCATCGTCTGGCAAGACACCCGCACCATGAAGATCTGCGACGAGATCGCAGGCGAGGACGGCCCGGAGAAGTACCGCGAAAAGACCGGCCTGTTCATCAACTCCTACCCCTCCGCACCGAAAATCAAGTGGATCCTCGACAACGTCGACGGCGCCCGCGAGCGCGCCGAGGCCGGCGATTTGCTGTTCGGCACCATCGACACCTGGCTTTTGTGGAACCTCACCGGCGGCGCAGAGGGCGACAACGGTGAGCCGGCACTGCACTGCACCGACGTCACCAACGCCTCCCGCACCCTGCTGATGGACATCAACACCCTGCAGTGGGATGAGCAGCTGTGCGCCGACATGGGCATTCCGATGTCGATGCTGCCGAAGATCTGCCCCTCGGTCGGCGACTTCCGCACCATCCGCGCCCGCGGCTCCCTGCCGGGTGTGCCGATCCGTGGCATCCTCGGCGACCAGCAGGCCGCCATGTTCGGCCAGGCCTGCTTCAAAAACGGCGACGCCAAAAACACCTACGGCACCGGCCTGTTCATGCTGCTGAACACCGGCACCAAGCCGAAGTTCTCCGAGCACGGCATGCTCACCACCGTCTGCTACCAGATCGAGGGCCAAAAGCCCGTGTACGCACTGGAAGGCTCCGTCGCAGTCGGCGGCTCCCTGGTGCAGTGGCTGCGCGACAACCTGCAGCTCATCCCGAACGCACCCTCCATTGAGAACCTCGCCCGCGAGGTACCGGACAACGGTGGCGTGTACATCGTGCCGGCATTCTCCGGCCTGTTCGCCCCGCGCTGGCGTCCGGATGCCCGCGGCGCCATCGTCGGCCTGACCCGCTTCGCCAACCGCAAGCACCTGGCCCGCGCCGTGCTGGAAGCCACCGCATACCAGACCCGCGAGGTCGCCGAAGCTATGGTTGGTGACTCCGGCGTGGAAATCAACAGCCTCAAGGTCGACGGCGGCATGGTGTACAACGAGCTGCTCATGCAGTTCCAGGCAGACATGCTCGGCACCGACGTGGTGCGCCCCCGCATCACCGAGACCACCGCCCTGGGTGCTGCCTACGCCGCAGGCCTGTCCATCGGCTTCTGGGATTCCCTGGAAGTACTGCAGGACCAGAACAGCGTCGACAAGGTGTGGCACCCCACCATGCCGGAAGAAGAGCGCGCCAAGCTGTACCACGACTGGAACCGCGCCGTGGAGCGCACCTACGCGTGGGAGGAAGGCGAGGACTAA
- the serS gene encoding serine--tRNA ligase — protein MIDLKFLRANPDVVRESQRTRGEDPALVDQLLAADESRRSSIAQADELRAEQKAFGKKIGQAAPEDRPALLEGSNELKEKVKQAEADEKAAAAEVERLQYLIGNVVEGAPAGGEDDFVVLEHVGTPPTFDFEPKDHLELGESLGLIDMERGTKVSGARFYFLTGDGAFLQLAMLNLAAVKARQAGFQLMVPPVLVRPEAMAGTGFLGAHSDEIYYLPEDELYLVGTSEVALAGYHQGEIIDLSAGPKRYAGWSSCFRREAGSYGKDTRGILRVHQFDKVEMFSYCKPEDAAAEHQRLLDMERDMLGAVNVPYRIIDVAGGDLGSSAARKFDTEAWVPTQNTYRELTSTSNCTTFQARRLQVRYRDENGKPQVCATLNGTLATTRWLVAILENNQLADGSVVVPEALRPFVGKEILEPIK, from the coding sequence ATGATCGATCTGAAATTCTTGCGAGCCAATCCTGACGTTGTGCGCGAATCCCAGCGCACCCGCGGCGAAGACCCGGCACTGGTTGACCAGCTGCTGGCAGCCGACGAATCCCGTCGTAGCTCTATCGCCCAGGCCGATGAACTGCGCGCTGAGCAAAAGGCATTCGGCAAGAAGATCGGACAGGCTGCGCCTGAAGATCGCCCGGCACTTCTGGAGGGCTCCAACGAGCTGAAGGAAAAGGTCAAGCAGGCAGAAGCCGATGAGAAGGCTGCTGCCGCTGAGGTGGAGCGTCTGCAGTACCTGATCGGCAACGTTGTCGAGGGTGCGCCCGCCGGCGGCGAAGACGACTTCGTCGTCCTCGAGCACGTCGGTACCCCGCCCACCTTCGACTTTGAGCCGAAGGATCACCTGGAGCTGGGTGAGTCCCTGGGTCTTATCGACATGGAGCGCGGCACCAAAGTCTCCGGCGCCCGTTTCTACTTCCTCACCGGCGACGGCGCGTTCCTGCAGCTGGCCATGCTGAACCTGGCTGCGGTGAAGGCCCGTCAGGCTGGCTTCCAGCTGATGGTTCCCCCGGTGCTGGTGCGCCCCGAGGCGATGGCGGGCACCGGCTTCCTCGGCGCCCACTCCGATGAGATTTACTACCTGCCCGAAGACGAGCTGTACCTGGTCGGTACCTCCGAGGTGGCGTTGGCCGGCTACCACCAGGGTGAAATTATTGACCTGTCTGCAGGCCCGAAGCGCTACGCCGGCTGGTCCTCCTGCTTCCGTCGCGAGGCCGGTTCCTACGGTAAGGACACCCGCGGCATTTTGCGTGTGCACCAGTTCGATAAGGTGGAGATGTTCTCCTACTGCAAGCCGGAAGATGCCGCCGCTGAGCACCAGCGTCTGCTCGACATGGAGCGCGACATGCTCGGTGCCGTCAACGTTCCCTACCGCATCATCGATGTTGCCGGTGGCGATCTGGGCTCCTCTGCTGCCCGCAAGTTCGACACCGAGGCGTGGGTTCCCACCCAGAACACCTACCGTGAGCTCACCTCCACGTCTAACTGCACCACCTTCCAGGCTCGCCGCCTGCAGGTGCGTTACCGCGACGAGAACGGCAAGCCGCAGGTGTGCGCCACCCTGAACGGCACCTTGGCCACCACCCGCTGGCTGGTAGCCATCCTGGAGAACAACCAGCTAGCCGATGGCTCTGTGGTGGTTCCTGAGGCGCTGCGCCCGTTCGTGGGCAAGGAGATCCTGGAGCCCATCAAGTAA
- a CDS encoding HAD family hydrolase encodes MSAVVPTLTPSADAPLLVATDVDGTLINSQERISARTRQVIARMTRAGTVLALATGRPPRWIFPVLEQLNVRPTCVCANGAILYDSATDTILSTRALEPTVLHQIAAIARDTFADHGGVGFAVERAGTSAFEDASNLFATAPDYDHAWESVEHGIQEEAELFGTPAIKLLLRSTSLSSAEMFALIGPNIPQDLAHVTYSFGDGLVEVAAPGVTKEVGVRELASLIGASRQEVACFGDMPNDCEMLTWAGWGVAMGNAPDIVKQCANEVTATNDEDGVARVLERWFPATSS; translated from the coding sequence GTGAGCGCGGTCGTCCCCACCCTCACCCCCAGCGCCGACGCCCCCCTTCTGGTCGCCACCGACGTCGACGGCACCCTGATTAACTCCCAGGAGCGCATCAGCGCCCGCACCCGGCAGGTCATTGCCCGCATGACCCGCGCCGGCACCGTGCTGGCGCTGGCCACCGGAAGGCCACCCCGCTGGATCTTTCCCGTGCTGGAACAGCTCAACGTGCGGCCCACCTGTGTGTGCGCCAACGGGGCGATCCTGTACGACTCCGCCACCGACACCATCCTGTCCACCCGCGCATTAGAGCCGACGGTGCTGCACCAGATTGCGGCCATTGCCCGGGATACCTTCGCCGATCATGGCGGTGTCGGCTTCGCCGTGGAGCGCGCCGGAACGAGCGCTTTTGAGGACGCCAGCAACCTATTTGCCACCGCCCCTGACTATGACCACGCGTGGGAGTCCGTGGAGCATGGCATCCAGGAGGAGGCCGAACTTTTCGGCACGCCCGCCATCAAGCTGCTGCTGCGCAGCACCAGCTTGTCTTCTGCGGAGATGTTCGCACTCATCGGCCCTAACATCCCTCAGGATCTGGCCCATGTCACCTACAGCTTTGGCGACGGTCTGGTTGAGGTCGCAGCTCCCGGCGTGACTAAGGAGGTCGGGGTGCGGGAGCTGGCATCGCTGATCGGTGCCAGCCGGCAGGAAGTCGCCTGCTTTGGGGATATGCCCAACGATTGCGAAATGCTTACCTGGGCCGGCTGGGGTGTGGCCATGGGAAACGCCCCCGACATCGTTAAACAGTGCGCCAACGAGGTCACCGCCACCAATGATGAGGATGGTGTGGCGCGGGTGCTGGAGCGCTGGTTTCCCGCCACGAGTTCTTAG
- the glf gene encoding UDP-galactopyranose mutase, whose protein sequence is MTYDLIVVGSGLFGLTIAERAADAGKRVLIVEKRSHLGGNAYSEAEPETGIEVHKYGAHLFHTSNKRVWDYVNKFTTFTNYQHRVFAMHNGQAYQFPMGLGLIAQFFGKYYSPEEAKALIAEQAAEIDTEDATNLEEKAISLIGRPLYEAFIRDYTAKQWQTDPKELPAANITRLPVRYNFDNRYFNDTYEGLPTDGYAAWLNNMADSPNIEVRLNTDYFAVREQLRADSPDAPVVYTGPLDRYFDYAEGKLGWRTLDFDTEVLNIPDFQGTPVMNYNDADVDYTRIHEFRHFHPERAESYPKDKTVIMKEYSRFAEGEDEPYYPINTPEDREKLLAYRQRAEEETANNKVYFGGRLGTYQYLDMHMAIASALSMWDNKLKDLL, encoded by the coding sequence ATGACTTACGACCTCATTGTTGTTGGATCCGGGCTGTTCGGCCTCACCATCGCGGAACGCGCCGCCGACGCCGGCAAACGCGTCCTCATCGTCGAAAAGCGCAGCCACCTCGGTGGCAACGCCTACTCCGAAGCCGAGCCCGAAACCGGCATCGAGGTCCACAAATACGGCGCCCACCTGTTCCACACCTCCAACAAGCGCGTGTGGGATTACGTCAACAAGTTCACCACCTTCACCAACTACCAGCACCGCGTCTTCGCCATGCACAACGGCCAGGCCTACCAGTTCCCCATGGGCCTGGGGCTGATCGCCCAGTTCTTCGGCAAGTACTACAGCCCCGAGGAAGCCAAGGCGCTTATTGCCGAGCAGGCCGCCGAAATCGATACTGAGGACGCCACCAACCTGGAAGAAAAGGCCATCTCGCTGATTGGCCGGCCCCTCTACGAGGCGTTCATCCGCGACTACACCGCCAAGCAGTGGCAGACCGACCCCAAGGAACTGCCCGCCGCCAACATCACCCGCCTGCCGGTGCGCTACAACTTCGACAACCGCTACTTCAACGACACCTACGAGGGTCTGCCCACCGACGGCTACGCCGCCTGGCTGAACAACATGGCAGACAGCCCCAACATTGAGGTGCGCCTGAACACCGACTACTTCGCGGTCCGCGAGCAGCTGCGCGCCGACAGCCCCGATGCCCCGGTGGTCTACACCGGGCCGCTCGACCGGTACTTCGACTACGCGGAAGGCAAACTCGGCTGGCGCACCCTCGACTTCGACACCGAAGTGCTCAACATCCCCGACTTCCAGGGCACCCCGGTGATGAACTACAACGACGCCGACGTCGACTACACCCGCATCCACGAGTTCCGCCACTTCCACCCGGAGCGCGCCGAGTCCTACCCCAAGGACAAGACGGTCATCATGAAGGAATACTCCCGCTTCGCCGAAGGTGAAGACGAGCCCTACTACCCGATCAACACCCCCGAAGATCGCGAAAAGCTGTTGGCCTACCGCCAGCGCGCGGAGGAAGAAACCGCCAACAACAAGGTCTACTTCGGCGGCCGCCTGGGCACCTACCAGTACCTCGACATGCACATGGCGATTGCCTCCGCCCTGAGTATGTGGGACAACAAGCTCAAAGACCTGCTCTAG